The genome window TTTTCCTGACACGCCACAGCTTAAATCCCGAGGTCACAGGCCATTGAAAATGACTTTTGAAGATCAGCTTCACGCACTGATATTTTTCCATCTACAAGAACATGAATCAGCTCGTGATCTTATTCAACACCTTAAAGAAGACGATTTTGCCAAAGAATGTGTCGCTCCAGATGGAGGGATCAGTCGTAGCAGTTTTTCCGAAATTATCAATTCTCGAGGGCTTGAACAGCTTGAATATGTTTTTCAAGCTCTTTGCAGCCAGGCACAAAATGCTTTACCATCAAATTATTCAGATCTCGGTGAACTCGTTTCCATTGATGGATCTTTAATTGATGCAGTTCTGTCCATGTACTGGGCTGATTACAGAAAAGGCGCTAAAAAAGCAAAAGGCCATTTCGGCTTTGATGTCAATCGCAAGATTCCTATAAAAATTCATCTGACAAATGGAAATGGCGCTGAACGCCCCTTTGTCAGGTCTATCCTTACAAAAGGCCAAACAGGAATCATGGATCGGGGGTATCAATCACATAAGGATTTTGATCTTCTTCAGGATGAAAAAAAACATTTTGTTTGCCGCATCAAAGCGAAAACAACAAGAACTATTATCAAAGAGCAGCCTGTTGATCCCGACAGCTATATTTTTTATGATGCTGTGGTTCTTCTTGGCACTCCTGGGGTAAACCAGACCAGAAAGCCGGTTCGACTGGTTGGTTATAAAATTGCCGGTGTCAAATATTTTGTGGCAACTGATCGTTATGATCTTACAGCCGAGCAGGTTGCAACCGTTTATAAGCTTAGATGGGATATCGAAACTTTTTTCAAATGGTGGAAGAAACATTTAAAAGTGTACCACTTGATTGCTCACAGTAGATATGGCCTGATGGTTCAAATCCTTGCGGGGTTAATAACCTACCTGCTTATGGCCATATACTGCCATGAACAGTTTAATGAACCTGTATCAATAAAGAGGATTCGTCAGCTTAGAAATACCATCCAGAACGAATTACGTACTGACGAAAAAAACGTATGGTCTAATAATCTGATTATCAAAGAGCAAATGCTATATGCAAAAACTTAACCGGACACTACTGATTAAGAATGACATATTTAGGATTATCTATGCAAATTATTTATGCAAATAAAAAATATTGATTTTTGCATACACATCCTTCAGCAAGCCGGAAAAGTAAGGAACGGGGGTGAATAAATAAAGCGCAATAAATTTTCAATTGTCAAATAAACAACCTTCTGTTAATTAGGAATCTAATTATTTTTAATTAATTTTTCGGCATCCTTCATTAATGCTGCAAAAGGAAGGAATAAAAATGCATAAAATAATTGAACAATTTATGCGAAATTACAATAATTTTATGAAAAACTGTCAAAAGGTAACAAAATAACAAACCATATATTTCGCCAAAACAAAACAATACTAAAAAAGAAGCTTTAAACCAGTCTACTTTTAATGATCAATCAAAAAAAAACAGTTCCTGTTCAATTAGAATTATTTTGATGTTGTTTATATTTTGTTGTGTCCGATGGGGCGTGACAGTTATTGAAAAGTATTTTTTTTGGAGGTTTAATGAAAGAAAACAGAGTATATAATTTTAACGCCGGTCCTGCGGCTTTACCATTGCCGGTTCTTGAGGAAATAAAAAATTCATTTCTGAATCTCAACGGAAGCGGGATGTCTGTAACTGAAATAAGTCATAGATCGAAATGGTTCGATGATATAATTAATGATGCGGTGGCAAGAACGAAACGGCTGCTGAATCTTGATGACAGATTCAGAGTACTCTTTATCCAGGGAGGCGCAAGCATGCAGTTTTGCATGATACCAATGAATTTTCTCCCTAAAGGTAAATCCGCAGATTATGTCAATACCGGAACATGGTCGACAAAAGCTATTAAAGAAGTAGAAATACAGCAAAAACAAATTAATGTTGCCGCATCATCGGAAGATGAAAATTTTTCTTATATTCCCCAGGATATACAATTCAATCCGGATGCTGCATATATACACATCACTTCAAACAATACAATCAAAGGAACCCAGTGGGCATCCTTCCCTGAAACAAACGATGTTCCTATTATTTCAGATATGTCATCGGATATGATGAGCCGACCCCTGGATATTGATAAATTCGGGTTGATTTATGCCGGAGCCCAGAAAAATATCGGACCCGCCGGAGTCTGTATGGTTATAGTTCGAGAGGATATGCTGGAACTTGTTCCGGACAACATACCGTCAATGCTGAAATATACCACTTATACTGAAAAAAATTCCATGTATAATACTCCGCCATGTTTCGTAATCTATGCGATTCAACTTGTACTCAAGTGGATTGAAGAGACTATCGGCGGTCTCGGCAAAATGAAACAAATCAACGAACAAAAGGGAAAAAATATTTACAGCCTGCTGGATAACAGTTCCTTTTATACAGGAACCGCCGCATCCGGAAGTCGTTCATTAATGAATGTAACTTTCCGTCTTCCCAATGAGGAGCTGGAAAAAAGGTTTATCCAGGAAGGAATAGACAACGGGTTCATGGGACTCAAAGGACACCGCAGCGTAGGCGGCTGCAGGGCATCTATTTACAATGCTACCTCAATTGAAGCGGTTGAAGCGCTTGTTGACTTTATGAAGATGTTTGAAAGGAAGAACGGGTAGCATCTTTTGGATAAAAAAAATCCTCCCTACGGTGAAAACCGGAGGGAGGATTACCTGCAACTATTTAAAAAAACTGGATTCCGGCTTTCGCCGGAATTACAAAAAACCTTCAGGTTCTCAGATAATTAGTTTCACAAGGCTGGCGGCATTTCATCACGAGGCGTTGATCCGGTCTATGATATGCCGCGCTTTTTGTTTTAGCCGTGGAAGGATCTGCCTAACGAGGCATTCTTTTATTATTCCGCCCTTTTTTACAGGGTAAGCTATAATATCACCTACTTCCGGAAGCAGTAAGCTTGTAAATCTAAAACATCCTGTGAACATTATAAGGGTCGGGACAACAGAAAGAAACAAAGCCATTTCCCACTCTGTAAATTTATATATTGGCCGCAAGTAGATCGAAACCACCACAGCCATGGGGAGTCCCCAGAAACATAGCCTGCCTAAGAATTCCCTTGGGTCGTAAAAAAATCTTGTAATATAAAATAACCTGCAGGCTGTGCATATTGCCAGGCAAACATAAAAAGCCTGCAAGGTTAAACTTATGGAAAAACCTATGCAGTCCCCGCTGAGTATTGCGAATATAGCTTGTGAGTTTTCTGTAAATATCGAAATATATTCTTTGCCTGCAGGCGTTAATACATATGCATGCCAAATAAGTTTGCATATATAAAAAAAACCTGAATTTATAAGTGCAGTGGTTAATAACAGAATCAGGATTATTGCAACTTCATTCCATGTCCTGCGTACATAGTTAACATAAAGATTATTTCGTTTGAAATAATTGCTCCGGAACTCCTTTAACTTTTTGAACGGATTTCTTGTCATCATACTCTGCTTTGATAATTTTTATTGACAAACCTTATTTTAAAAATTATAATTTATATTTTAACTTTGATACATTTAAAGGAGTACGATATTGGCTAATCATAAATCTGCTGTTAAACGCGCCGCTCAGAATGAAAAAAAACGCTTACGCAATAAAAGCATAAAAACCAGGATCAAAAATGTAACAAAAAGTGTTCAATTAATAATCAAAGACAAATCAGGGGATGAGGTTGCCGCAATCTTGACCAGGGCTCAGTCCGTGATTGATAATGCTGCAAAAAAAGGTGTTATTCATAAAAATACAGCTGCACGTAAAATATCCCGCCTTTACAAACTCGTTAACAGCAACGGATAGAAGTTTCCGCCCAAAAATTATCTGTCAGGCTAAAAATTATCTGTCAGGCGATTATAGACTTTCTCTGCGAGTTTTTTTGAAAGAATCTTAATTGCTTCACGCTTGTTGTTTTCAGTTGCCGGCTTGTCTGGTGAAACAGCATAGGTTTCGTCTTCCGATATCCCTTTCATGGCCCACATTATCATTCCATCATTCCCGGCTAATTTTAAATCAACAGCAAGCCTGACCCGCCTTTGACTGGATGTATCGCTGTTATGACGTGAGACCGTGCCTATTGCTAAGGAGCTTACGATCCCTGTGAGTACGGCTTCCGAGTTTTCTTCGTCTGTTATTACGGCTTTACCGCTTCTTGTAAATTCATAAATTATATCATCAGTTAGAAAATTTTCGATTCCGGTTTCAGATGTTCTATTTTCAAGGGTTTTCACATATACGCTTTTAACCCCTCCAGGAAGGTCCCCTCCTCCTGTAAACTTGTATGCACAAGAAGCAATAATCAGACCAATAAAAACAACAACAATTTTTTTTCCCTTAAACAATGTCCCTCCTTTGTCGGTAGGGGCACAAAATTTTGTGCCCCTACCCCGCATTTGGCCTATTCCTCATTTGGATTGATCGGGTTTGGAATCTACCCACTACGGTATGTAGATAAAAATTATACGACTATGTTTACAAGCTTATTTTTTACAATAATAACTTTTTTTACATGCTTGTCCCCAATAAATTTTTGAACACGTTCATCTGAAAGCGCTGTTTCCTTAATTACTGCTTCAGCAGCATTTTTACTAATATTGAATCTGCTTCTCAATTTACCATTTACCTGTACAACCAGAAGAATGTCATCCTGCACAAGCACTTCTTCCTTATATGACGGCCATGAACTTAACAAAATACTCTCTTCATGCCCTAAAGACTCCCAAAGCTCTTCAGCAAAATGGGGAACAATTGGTGATAACATAAGGGCTGCGGATTCCAGGGTAAATTTCATCACCCCGGTATTGATAATGTTTTTTCTTAATTTATCCGACAGGTTGTCTATGGCGTATATTCTGTTGACAAGCTCCATAACAGCGCTTATTGCGGTATTAAAATGGAATCTATCCTGAATATCGTTCGTAACCTTTTTTATGGTGTGATGCGTTTTCCTGTATAAATCGAGAAATTCTCCCTCAATTTCATCAACGCCGCCGTTAAAAGGAACCGCATCCCTGATCAGATCTACGATTATAACAAAAATACGCCATACACGTTTAAGAAAACGATAACCGCCTTCAACACCCTGTTCGCTCCATTCCAGGTCTCTATCGGGAGGCGCGGCAAAAAGGCAGAAGAGTCTCGTTGTATCCGCGCCATAAATTTCGAGCAGAGTATTAGGATCGATCACATTTTTTTTTGATTTGGACATCTTTTCAACACGGCCGACAATAATGTGGTTGTCGCATTTTCTGCATACGGGTTGAGCGCCCTTGTCATTTACTTCCTCCGGAAAAAGAAAACCATGTTCCGGGCATGTAAAAGTCTCTTTGCACACCATACCCTGGGTGAGCAACCTGGTAAAAGGTTCCTTGAATTTTACCAAACCCAGCTCATTCAACACGCGAGTATAATATCGGGAATATAAAAGATGTAGAATTGCATGCTCGACGCCTCCTATGTATTGATCCACAGGCATCCAGTAATCGACTGCATCTTTATCGAAGATTAGGTCTGAACAATCCGGGCTGCAGTAACGTTCAAAATACCACGAAGACTCAACAAAGGTATCCATGGTATCCGTCTCCCTGTGCGCGTCAGTGGAGCCGCATTTCGGACATTTGGTCCTGGCATAATAATCGAGCTCTGGAAGAGGAGATTTCCCTCCTTCCAGAAGATCCACATCTTCTGGTAATATAATAGGAAGGTCATCATCCTTAACAGGAACAATTCCGCATTTATTGCAATGCACCATAGGAATAGGAGCCCCCCAATACCTTTGTCTGGAAATTCCCCAGTCCCTTAACCTGAAGTTAACAGTTCTTTTTCCCAAATCCTTTTCTTCGATAAACGATGAAATATCATCTATAGCTTTTCTACTATTTGTGCCGTCAAAATCGCCTGAATTAACCATCACACCTTCACCTGTAAAAGCCTCTGTCATGTAAGAGACTTCAAGATCGTCATCAGGCGGTTTGACTACGATAATAATATCGAGGTCATATTTTTTTGCGAATTCAAAATCACGCTGATCATGCGCAGGGACAGACATAACAGCGCCTGTACCATATTCCATAAGTGCAAAATTAGCCGTATAGACCGGCATTTTTCTCCCGCTTAAAGGATTTATGCAAAAAGCTCCTGTAAAGACTCCTTCTTTTTCATAATTTTCCAGTGCCCGGCTTGATCTGTCCTGCCGGGATATACGCGCTATAAACTTATCGATGCTCTCCTCATACGAGGTACCGTTTGATAACTTTTTGACAAGCGGATGCTCCGGCGCGAGACACATAAAAGTCGCTCCAAAAACAGTATCCGGTCTGGTTGTAAAAACAGGTATATGCTCATCCATATCCTCGATCGGAAATTTAATAAAAGTACCCAGGCTCTTTCCGATCCAGTTTTTCTGCATTGCAATAACCTTCTCCGGCCATCCTGGAAGCTTATCGCAGTAGACCAGTAGATCCTCGGCAAAATCCGTTATACGAAAAAACCATTGCCACAGCTTCTTCTGGCGTACAGGCTCACCACATCTCCAGCACATATCGGCTTCAACCTGTTCATTGGCAAGCACTGTCTGACATGAATCACACCAATTTACGAGAGCCTCTTTCCTGTAAGCCATTCCCTTTTCATACATCCTTAAAAAGAGCCATTGCTCCCACTTATAATATTCCGGTTTACAGGTAGCTATTTCCCTGTCCCAATCATATGAAAAACCGAGTCGTTTCAATTCCCTGCGCATGGAATCTATATTATCATATGTCCAGGCCGCCGGATGGGTTCTGTTTGCAATTGCGGCATTCTCGGCGGGCATGCCAAAAGCATCCCATCCCATGGGATGAAGAACATTAAATCCACACATCCTTTTATATCTTGCAACAACATCCCCGATTGTATAATTTCTGACATGCCCGA of Desulfosarcina sp. BuS5 contains these proteins:
- the leuS gene encoding leucine--tRNA ligase; the encoded protein is MDEVYDHKAVELKWQTYWEKSNLFKTKEEPGKKKYYLLEMFPYPSGRIHIGHVRNYTIGDVVARYKRMCGFNVLHPMGWDAFGMPAENAAIANRTHPAAWTYDNIDSMRRELKRLGFSYDWDREIATCKPEYYKWEQWLFLRMYEKGMAYRKEALVNWCDSCQTVLANEQVEADMCWRCGEPVRQKKLWQWFFRITDFAEDLLVYCDKLPGWPEKVIAMQKNWIGKSLGTFIKFPIEDMDEHIPVFTTRPDTVFGATFMCLAPEHPLVKKLSNGTSYEESIDKFIARISRQDRSSRALENYEKEGVFTGAFCINPLSGRKMPVYTANFALMEYGTGAVMSVPAHDQRDFEFAKKYDLDIIIVVKPPDDDLEVSYMTEAFTGEGVMVNSGDFDGTNSRKAIDDISSFIEEKDLGKRTVNFRLRDWGISRQRYWGAPIPMVHCNKCGIVPVKDDDLPIILPEDVDLLEGGKSPLPELDYYARTKCPKCGSTDAHRETDTMDTFVESSWYFERYCSPDCSDLIFDKDAVDYWMPVDQYIGGVEHAILHLLYSRYYTRVLNELGLVKFKEPFTRLLTQGMVCKETFTCPEHGFLFPEEVNDKGAQPVCRKCDNHIIVGRVEKMSKSKKNVIDPNTLLEIYGADTTRLFCLFAAPPDRDLEWSEQGVEGGYRFLKRVWRIFVIIVDLIRDAVPFNGGVDEIEGEFLDLYRKTHHTIKKVTNDIQDRFHFNTAISAVMELVNRIYAIDNLSDKLRKNIINTGVMKFTLESAALMLSPIVPHFAEELWESLGHEESILLSSWPSYKEEVLVQDDILLVVQVNGKLRSRFNISKNAAEAVIKETALSDERVQKFIGDKHVKKVIIVKNKLVNIVV
- the rpsT gene encoding 30S ribosomal protein S20; amino-acid sequence: MANHKSAVKRAAQNEKKRLRNKSIKTRIKNVTKSVQLIIKDKSGDEVAAILTRAQSVIDNAAKKGVIHKNTAARKISRLYKLVNSNG
- a CDS encoding IS4 family transposase; this translates as MDIFNIPKKNFNPQSHARFLKPLQKIFPDTPQLKSRGHRPLKMTFEDQLHALIFFHLQEHESARDLIQHLKEDDFAKECVAPDGGISRSSFSEIINSRGLEQLEYVFQALCSQAQNALPSNYSDLGELVSIDGSLIDAVLSMYWADYRKGAKKAKGHFGFDVNRKIPIKIHLTNGNGAERPFVRSILTKGQTGIMDRGYQSHKDFDLLQDEKKHFVCRIKAKTTRTIIKEQPVDPDSYIFYDAVVLLGTPGVNQTRKPVRLVGYKIAGVKYFVATDRYDLTAEQVATVYKLRWDIETFFKWWKKHLKVYHLIAHSRYGLMVQILAGLITYLLMAIYCHEQFNEPVSIKRIRQLRNTIQNELRTDEKNVWSNNLIIKEQMLYAKT
- the lptE gene encoding LPS assembly lipoprotein LptE, yielding MFKGKKIVVVFIGLIIASCAYKFTGGGDLPGGVKSVYVKTLENRTSETGIENFLTDDIIYEFTRSGKAVITDEENSEAVLTGIVSSLAIGTVSRHNSDTSSQRRVRLAVDLKLAGNDGMIMWAMKGISEDETYAVSPDKPATENNKREAIKILSKKLAEKVYNRLTDNF
- the serC gene encoding 3-phosphoserine/phosphohydroxythreonine transaminase, encoding MKENRVYNFNAGPAALPLPVLEEIKNSFLNLNGSGMSVTEISHRSKWFDDIINDAVARTKRLLNLDDRFRVLFIQGGASMQFCMIPMNFLPKGKSADYVNTGTWSTKAIKEVEIQQKQINVAASSEDENFSYIPQDIQFNPDAAYIHITSNNTIKGTQWASFPETNDVPIISDMSSDMMSRPLDIDKFGLIYAGAQKNIGPAGVCMVIVREDMLELVPDNIPSMLKYTTYTEKNSMYNTPPCFVIYAIQLVLKWIEETIGGLGKMKQINEQKGKNIYSLLDNSSFYTGTAASGSRSLMNVTFRLPNEELEKRFIQEGIDNGFMGLKGHRSVGGCRASIYNATSIEAVEALVDFMKMFERKNG